The following coding sequences are from one Paenarthrobacter ureafaciens window:
- the ppgK gene encoding polyphosphate--glucose phosphotransferase, whose protein sequence is MSKKDEKTYKHAPLIGIDIGGTGIKGGTVDLKKGKLIGDRFRVPTPQPATPEAVAEVVAEIVEELSKRPDAPAPDSPVGVTFPGIIQHGVVHSAANVDKSWLNTDIDKQLTERLGRPVEVINDADAAGLAEARYGAGEGVGGTVLVITLGTGIGSAFIFNGQLVPNAELGHLEVDGFDAETKASAVARERDGLSWDEYGVLLNRYLQHVEFLFSPELFIIGGGISKRSDEYFPHLDLRTRIVTAKLKNDAGIVGAALEVALHHKLAK, encoded by the coding sequence TTGTCCAAAAAGGATGAGAAGACCTACAAGCACGCACCGCTGATCGGAATCGACATCGGTGGAACGGGAATCAAAGGCGGCACTGTCGACCTCAAGAAGGGCAAGCTGATCGGCGACCGGTTCCGCGTGCCGACCCCGCAGCCTGCTACGCCGGAGGCGGTCGCCGAGGTAGTTGCCGAAATCGTCGAAGAACTCTCCAAGCGTCCTGATGCTCCCGCCCCGGATTCGCCGGTGGGCGTGACCTTCCCGGGCATTATCCAGCACGGTGTGGTCCATTCCGCGGCTAACGTCGACAAGTCATGGCTCAACACCGACATCGACAAGCAGCTCACTGAGCGTCTGGGCCGCCCTGTGGAGGTCATCAATGACGCCGATGCTGCCGGTCTGGCGGAAGCCCGCTACGGGGCGGGCGAAGGAGTCGGCGGGACGGTCCTGGTCATCACGTTGGGCACGGGTATCGGATCGGCGTTCATCTTCAACGGCCAGTTGGTGCCGAACGCCGAGTTGGGCCACCTTGAGGTGGACGGCTTCGACGCCGAAACCAAGGCCTCAGCTGTTGCCCGGGAACGGGACGGGCTGAGCTGGGACGAATACGGAGTACTGCTTAACCGCTACCTCCAGCACGTGGAGTTCCTCTTCTCGCCCGAACTGTTCATCATCGGCGGTGGAATCTCCAAGCGGTCGGACGAATACTTCCCCCACCTGGACCTTCGCACGAGGATCGTCACGGCAAAGCTGAAGAATGACGCCGGCATCGTGGGTGCCGCACTGGAAGTCGCACTGCACCACAAGCTCGCCAAATAG
- a CDS encoding GNAT family N-acetyltransferase: protein MATSSVWLIPLKLLDEDARAIQLAEVAGLRILPEQQDFVGDPLRMMLVALDEGSRFPYVIESAGKAVGVLTLQAGAATLAGWEDEDSAWLLRGFLIDSRCQGKGLGRQAAAAALLEARRLTLRHRGGQTGVVLSVNERNPAAQAAYARAGFVDSGRYLGGAAGPQRIMHADFLNEGRI from the coding sequence ATGGCAACTAGCTCTGTATGGCTCATTCCCCTCAAACTCCTGGATGAGGACGCACGGGCCATCCAGTTGGCGGAAGTAGCGGGGCTGCGCATCCTCCCGGAGCAACAGGACTTCGTGGGGGATCCCCTGCGGATGATGCTCGTCGCCCTGGATGAGGGTTCGCGGTTCCCCTATGTCATCGAGTCTGCCGGAAAAGCTGTTGGGGTCCTGACCCTCCAGGCCGGAGCGGCCACTCTTGCCGGGTGGGAAGATGAGGATTCGGCCTGGCTGCTCAGGGGATTCCTCATAGACTCACGGTGCCAGGGCAAGGGGCTTGGCCGCCAAGCGGCGGCAGCGGCCCTGCTGGAGGCGCGCAGACTAACGCTGCGGCACCGTGGCGGGCAAACCGGCGTCGTACTCTCCGTCAACGAACGGAACCCGGCAGCGCAGGCGGCGTATGCCAGGGCCGGCTTTGTTGACTCCGGCCGCTACCTCGGGGGAGCTGCCGGACCGCAGAGGATCATGCACGCAGATTTCCTGAACGAGGGCAGGATATAA
- the panB gene encoding 3-methyl-2-oxobutanoate hydroxymethyltransferase, producing the protein MAPSNHPESSMPAEVPAPYGSGPADAAHLPPTGKKPAAKVRIHHLQQAKEEGRRFAMLTAYEQYSAEIFDQAGIEVLLVGDSASNNVFGNETSLPVTVDELLPLCRAVSRSAKRALVVADLPFGSYEVSPAQAVASGVRFLKEGLAHAVKIEGSAYYAETVRAMVQAGVPVMAHIGFTPQSEHALGGYRVQGRGDDAQRLIDDAVALQDAGAFSVLMEMVPAETAAAVDAALRVPTVGIGAGNRTTGQVLVWQDMAGLRGGKMAKFVKQYADLRSTLTEAAAAYGEDVRSGQFPGPEHSF; encoded by the coding sequence ATGGCCCCAAGCAACCATCCCGAGTCCAGCATGCCCGCCGAAGTTCCCGCACCCTATGGTTCGGGGCCTGCCGATGCCGCGCACCTGCCGCCCACGGGAAAGAAACCGGCAGCCAAAGTCCGCATCCACCACTTGCAGCAGGCCAAGGAAGAAGGCCGGCGATTCGCTATGCTCACCGCGTATGAGCAATACAGCGCCGAGATCTTTGACCAGGCCGGAATCGAAGTCCTGCTGGTGGGCGATTCGGCGTCCAACAACGTCTTCGGCAACGAAACGAGCCTGCCCGTGACGGTTGATGAACTGTTGCCGTTGTGCAGGGCCGTCAGCCGCTCAGCCAAGCGTGCCCTGGTAGTGGCCGATCTGCCTTTCGGCAGCTACGAGGTCTCACCGGCCCAAGCGGTGGCATCAGGCGTCCGGTTCCTCAAGGAGGGCCTCGCCCACGCGGTCAAGATAGAAGGGAGCGCCTACTACGCCGAAACCGTCCGCGCGATGGTCCAGGCGGGCGTTCCGGTGATGGCCCATATCGGATTCACGCCCCAGAGCGAGCACGCGTTGGGCGGCTACCGCGTCCAGGGCCGCGGCGACGACGCCCAGCGGCTGATCGATGATGCGGTGGCCCTGCAGGACGCAGGGGCCTTCAGCGTCCTGATGGAAATGGTCCCTGCCGAGACCGCGGCCGCTGTTGACGCCGCCCTCCGCGTACCAACCGTGGGCATCGGCGCAGGCAACAGGACTACGGGCCAGGTTCTGGTCTGGCAGGACATGGCCGGGCTGCGTGGCGGCAAGATGGCCAAATTCGTCAAGCAGTACGCGGACTTGCGGTCAACGCTCACGGAAGCAGCCGCCGCCTACGGAGAGGACGTCAGGTCCGGGCAATTCCCCGGGCCTGAGCACTCGTTCTAG
- a CDS encoding bifunctional [glutamine synthetase] adenylyltransferase/[glutamine synthetase]-adenylyl-L-tyrosine phosphorylase, giving the protein MSLARRLISAGFSDLEKGERFLSAPELDGIEQEALFAGLSMAASPDTALQSLVRLIEKNPGLKELAAADPDTSEPLYRLLGASEALGEFLLRRPEHLDVFQGKVSPEPLQASSEQLRATLLRSVKAEPGAHRPVAGLTGVPAYTALRTAYRRGLAELAIKDLCAASPQDFMPMAGAELADLAGAAVEAALAVSRAEAAGQFDAAEVADVGLSVIGMGKCGARELNYISDVDVIYVIESQDLDDARASTIGTALASGISRAISSPAPEPGLWEVDANLRPEGKSGPLVRTLESHLSYYARWAESWEFQALLKARTIAGDTDLGQRYEKAVEPLVWASAGRDGFVESVQAMRRRVTEHIPAAEEHRQIKLGRGGLRDVEFTVQLLQLVHGRSDESLRCRDTTSAIAALSAGGYIGRADAAAFDSAYRYLRVLEHRIQLFQLRRTHLMPEAEDAQRFLAKAVLGPFSHGRPHPDQLIAAWQKTKRSVRELHERIFYRPLLNTAAKLSTEDAKLSPEAAEGRLAALGYLDPKGAMRHIEALTAGVSRRAALQRQLLPILLGWLADGVDPDAGLLAFRRVSEALGTTHWYLGLLRDSQAAAERLCHVLANSRLISDLLEVSPESVAWLGSDKDLAPVPFSAQWQEIKSKLSRHPDAGSAMRLIRLIRRREILRTAIADSSGLLDQDAVGLALAEADRAAVLGALHVAENAIAEDGPLKTDVLVVAMGRQGGREIGYGSDADVIYVHRARPGFSDVEAQEQAAAIVARISSLLTQPLKPAIMAERVLQVDADLRPEGKNGAMVRSLDSYAEYYRRWSLIWEAQALLRARPMAGSDELAADFMSLIDSIRYPEELSDADVREIRRIKARVESERLPRGADPARHVKLGRGGLSDVEWLVQLLQLQHAGKHPELRTTSTLEALAAAEQLGFIDKNDAGLLRQAWRLASRIRSANVIVTGRASDLLPSSRRDLEAVARWCGYEPGAAGRFEEDYLRLSRRARGVFEKKFYGN; this is encoded by the coding sequence GTGAGCCTGGCGCGCCGGCTCATCTCGGCCGGCTTCAGTGACCTGGAAAAGGGCGAGCGGTTCCTTTCTGCCCCGGAGCTGGACGGCATCGAGCAGGAAGCACTGTTTGCCGGACTGTCGATGGCGGCGAGTCCGGATACTGCCCTGCAATCGTTGGTCCGCCTGATTGAGAAAAATCCCGGGCTCAAGGAGTTGGCGGCTGCGGATCCGGACACCAGCGAGCCGCTCTACCGGTTGCTGGGTGCCTCCGAAGCGCTTGGAGAATTCCTCCTGCGGCGGCCCGAGCACTTGGATGTCTTCCAAGGGAAAGTCAGCCCGGAACCCCTCCAGGCTTCCAGCGAGCAACTGCGCGCAACACTGCTGCGTTCGGTCAAGGCGGAGCCCGGAGCGCATCGCCCCGTTGCAGGGCTGACAGGAGTTCCGGCGTACACGGCGCTGCGTACGGCCTACCGCCGGGGATTGGCTGAGCTGGCTATCAAGGATCTGTGTGCCGCCTCGCCGCAGGACTTCATGCCCATGGCCGGGGCTGAACTGGCGGACCTCGCCGGGGCTGCCGTTGAGGCCGCTTTGGCCGTGTCCCGGGCAGAGGCGGCCGGCCAGTTCGACGCCGCGGAAGTAGCCGACGTCGGGTTGTCAGTTATTGGCATGGGCAAGTGCGGAGCCCGGGAGCTCAACTACATTTCCGACGTCGACGTCATCTACGTGATCGAGTCGCAGGACCTTGACGACGCCCGCGCCTCGACCATCGGCACAGCGCTGGCATCAGGCATTTCCAGGGCGATTTCATCTCCGGCTCCCGAGCCGGGCCTCTGGGAAGTGGATGCGAACCTCCGCCCGGAAGGCAAGTCCGGTCCACTCGTGCGGACGTTGGAGTCACACCTGAGCTATTACGCCCGCTGGGCTGAAAGCTGGGAATTCCAGGCGCTGTTGAAGGCGAGGACCATCGCGGGGGACACGGACCTGGGCCAGCGCTATGAAAAAGCCGTCGAACCGCTGGTGTGGGCTTCGGCCGGCCGGGACGGTTTCGTGGAGTCCGTGCAGGCCATGCGGCGCCGGGTGACCGAGCACATTCCCGCCGCCGAGGAACACCGCCAGATCAAGCTTGGGCGGGGCGGACTCCGGGACGTTGAGTTCACCGTCCAGCTTCTGCAGTTGGTCCACGGCAGGTCCGACGAGTCCTTAAGGTGCCGGGACACGACGTCGGCCATCGCGGCACTCTCTGCCGGCGGCTACATTGGCCGCGCCGACGCCGCAGCGTTCGATAGCGCCTACCGCTACCTGCGCGTGCTCGAGCACCGCATCCAGCTTTTCCAACTCAGGCGCACCCACTTGATGCCGGAAGCCGAGGACGCGCAGCGGTTCCTGGCCAAAGCCGTCCTCGGGCCGTTCTCGCATGGGCGGCCCCACCCCGACCAGTTGATCGCCGCATGGCAGAAGACCAAGCGCTCGGTCCGTGAACTTCATGAGCGCATCTTCTACCGGCCGCTGCTCAACACCGCGGCGAAGCTCAGCACCGAGGACGCAAAACTTAGCCCGGAAGCAGCCGAGGGCAGACTCGCCGCGCTCGGGTATCTCGATCCCAAAGGTGCCATGCGGCACATCGAGGCGCTCACCGCCGGGGTCAGTCGGCGGGCAGCCCTGCAGCGCCAGCTGCTGCCCATCTTGTTGGGGTGGCTTGCCGACGGCGTGGATCCCGATGCCGGCCTGCTTGCGTTCCGCAGGGTCAGCGAAGCGTTGGGCACCACCCACTGGTATCTGGGACTCCTGCGGGATTCGCAGGCCGCCGCGGAGAGGCTGTGCCACGTCCTTGCCAATTCGCGCCTGATCTCGGATTTGCTGGAGGTGTCACCGGAGTCCGTTGCGTGGTTGGGCAGCGACAAGGATCTGGCGCCCGTACCGTTCTCCGCGCAGTGGCAGGAGATCAAGTCCAAGCTGTCCCGCCACCCGGACGCGGGCAGCGCCATGCGGCTGATCCGCCTCATCCGGCGCAGGGAGATCCTTCGAACCGCCATTGCGGACAGTTCGGGATTGCTGGACCAGGACGCCGTCGGGCTGGCGCTGGCAGAGGCGGACCGTGCTGCGGTGCTGGGGGCCCTGCATGTAGCCGAAAACGCCATAGCGGAAGACGGCCCGTTGAAGACCGACGTTCTGGTGGTGGCCATGGGGCGGCAGGGGGGTCGCGAAATCGGCTACGGGTCGGACGCGGATGTCATCTACGTGCACCGGGCCCGCCCCGGATTCAGCGACGTCGAGGCACAGGAACAGGCGGCCGCCATCGTCGCAAGGATATCCAGCCTCCTGACGCAGCCGCTGAAGCCGGCAATCATGGCCGAGCGTGTTCTCCAAGTGGATGCCGACCTGCGTCCCGAGGGCAAGAATGGCGCCATGGTGCGCTCCTTGGACTCCTATGCCGAGTACTATCGCCGTTGGTCCTTGATCTGGGAGGCCCAGGCGTTGCTGCGCGCACGCCCCATGGCAGGCTCGGATGAGTTGGCTGCCGACTTCATGAGCTTGATCGATTCCATCCGGTACCCGGAGGAGTTATCGGACGCGGACGTGCGCGAAATCCGGCGTATCAAGGCCCGGGTGGAGTCCGAGCGCCTTCCCCGCGGCGCAGACCCGGCCCGGCACGTAAAGCTTGGCCGTGGCGGGTTGAGCGATGTGGAATGGCTGGTTCAGCTGCTCCAGTTGCAGCACGCCGGGAAGCATCCGGAACTGCGGACCACGTCCACGCTGGAAGCACTCGCCGCCGCTGAACAGCTGGGTTTCATTGACAAGAACGACGCCGGACTGTTGCGTCAGGCATGGCGGCTCGCCAGCCGGATCCGGTCGGCCAACGTCATTGTCACCGGACGCGCCTCCGACCTGCTGCCCTCCTCGCGGCGGGACCTTGAGGCCGTGGCCCGGTGGTGCGGTTACGAGCCGGGAGCGGCGGGCCGGTTCGAGGAGGACTACCTTCGCCTGAGCCGCAGGGCGCGCGGCGTTTTCGAGAAAAAGTTCTATGGCAACTAG
- the glnA gene encoding type I glutamate--ammonia ligase: MDRQQEFVLRTIEERDVRFVRLWFTDVVGSLKSVALAPAEVEGAFEEGLGFDGSAIEGLARVFESDMLLQPDPSTFQILPWRGETEQTSRMFCDILTPDGEPSAADPRNVLKRTLAKAADMGFTCYTHPEIEFYLLKSQELGANGAPVPVDEGGYFDHVPGGVAQDFRRTAVTMLESVGISVEFSHHEGGPGQNEIDLRYADALQTADNIMTFRTVIKEVALQQGTYATFMPKPFTDHPGSGMHTHFSLFEGDTNAFFEAGTEFQLSKTARQFIAGILKHAPEFTAVTNQFVNSYKRLWGGGEAPSYLSWGHNNRSALVRVPLYKPGKGQSARIEYRGIDSATNPYLAYAVLLGAGLKGIEEGYDLPAAAEDDVWSLTTAERKAMGHAPLPASLHDAIRAMEESELVAQILGEQVFEHFLRNKRAEWQDYRLQVTPYELQRNLGIL; encoded by the coding sequence ATGGACCGCCAGCAAGAGTTCGTTCTGCGGACAATCGAAGAGCGTGACGTGCGCTTCGTACGCTTGTGGTTCACCGACGTCGTTGGTTCCCTGAAGTCTGTTGCGCTGGCACCTGCCGAGGTTGAAGGTGCCTTCGAAGAAGGCCTCGGGTTCGACGGTTCGGCGATTGAGGGCCTGGCCCGTGTCTTCGAGTCTGACATGCTGCTGCAGCCGGATCCCTCCACGTTCCAGATCCTGCCCTGGCGCGGAGAGACGGAACAGACCTCCCGGATGTTCTGCGACATCCTGACTCCCGACGGTGAACCGTCCGCAGCCGATCCTCGCAACGTCCTCAAGCGCACCCTTGCCAAAGCAGCCGACATGGGCTTCACCTGCTACACGCATCCCGAGATCGAGTTCTATCTCCTCAAGTCCCAGGAACTGGGTGCCAACGGCGCCCCGGTACCCGTTGACGAGGGCGGGTACTTCGACCACGTTCCCGGCGGCGTTGCCCAGGACTTCCGCCGGACCGCCGTGACGATGCTCGAGTCCGTGGGAATTTCCGTGGAATTCAGCCATCACGAGGGCGGCCCGGGCCAAAACGAAATCGACCTCCGTTACGCCGATGCCCTGCAAACCGCGGACAACATCATGACGTTCCGCACCGTGATCAAGGAAGTTGCCCTGCAGCAGGGAACGTACGCGACCTTCATGCCCAAGCCCTTCACGGACCACCCGGGCTCGGGCATGCACACCCACTTCTCGCTCTTCGAGGGCGATACCAACGCGTTCTTCGAAGCGGGCACCGAGTTCCAGCTTTCCAAGACGGCCCGGCAATTCATTGCCGGCATCCTGAAGCACGCCCCGGAATTCACGGCAGTGACCAACCAGTTCGTGAACTCCTACAAGCGGCTCTGGGGCGGCGGCGAGGCGCCCAGCTACCTGAGCTGGGGCCACAACAACCGCTCTGCCCTGGTACGTGTTCCGTTGTACAAGCCGGGCAAGGGCCAGTCGGCGCGGATCGAATACCGCGGCATCGACTCCGCCACCAACCCGTACCTCGCCTACGCCGTGCTGCTTGGCGCGGGACTCAAGGGCATCGAGGAGGGCTACGATCTTCCCGCAGCCGCTGAGGACGATGTGTGGTCGTTGACGACGGCCGAACGCAAGGCCATGGGCCACGCTCCGTTGCCGGCCAGCCTGCATGACGCCATCCGCGCGATGGAGGAGTCCGAACTCGTGGCCCAGATCCTGGGCGAGCAGGTCTTCGAGCATTTCCTGCGGAACAAGCGTGCCGAGTGGCAGGACTACCGCCTCCAAGTCACTCCGTACGAGTTGCAGCGCAACCTCGGCATTCTCTAG
- the map gene encoding type I methionyl aminopeptidase — MPSPALTAPIGTLTPGTVSPELPVPASIPRPEYVGKKAPAKFTGSEVKSAETIEKIRVAARIAAQAIVEVGKHIKPGVTTDLLDRVGHEFLLDHKAYPSTLGYRGFPKSLCSSLNEVICHGIPDSTVVQDGDILNIDITAYINGVHGDTNYTFLVGDVDEESRLLVERTQESLNRAIKAVAPGREINVIGRAIQSYAKRFGYGVVRDFTGHGVGEAFHTGLIIPHYDAAPAYNTVIEPGMVFTIEPMLTLGTIEWDMWADDWTVVTKDRKRTAQFEHTLLVTETGAEILTLP; from the coding sequence ATGCCTTCTCCCGCTTTGACCGCACCCATCGGCACGCTCACTCCCGGAACCGTCAGCCCCGAACTGCCCGTACCGGCGTCGATTCCGCGTCCCGAGTACGTCGGCAAGAAGGCACCGGCCAAATTCACGGGCTCCGAGGTCAAGTCCGCGGAAACCATCGAAAAAATCAGGGTCGCAGCCAGGATCGCGGCGCAGGCTATCGTCGAAGTGGGGAAACACATCAAGCCCGGCGTCACCACGGATCTGCTGGACCGGGTAGGGCATGAATTCCTCCTGGACCACAAGGCCTATCCCTCAACGCTGGGGTACCGCGGATTTCCCAAGTCATTGTGTTCCTCGCTGAATGAGGTCATCTGCCATGGGATCCCGGATTCCACAGTGGTCCAGGACGGCGACATCCTCAACATAGACATCACCGCATACATCAATGGCGTCCATGGGGACACCAATTACACTTTCCTGGTGGGCGACGTGGATGAAGAGTCCCGTCTCCTGGTTGAGCGTACGCAGGAGTCGCTCAACCGGGCCATCAAGGCCGTGGCTCCAGGCCGCGAAATCAACGTCATAGGCCGCGCCATCCAGTCGTACGCAAAGCGTTTCGGCTACGGCGTGGTGAGGGACTTCACGGGGCATGGAGTCGGCGAGGCATTCCACACGGGCCTCATCATCCCCCACTATGACGCAGCCCCCGCTTACAACACCGTGATCGAACCCGGCATGGTCTTCACCATTGAACCCATGCTGACCCTCGGCACCATCGAATGGGACATGTGGGCCGACGACTGGACAGTCGTCACCAAGGACCGCAAACGCACAGCCCAGTTCGAGCACACCCTGCTGGTCACAGAGACCGGCGCGGAAATCCTTACCCTTCCCTGA
- the nrdR gene encoding transcriptional regulator NrdR, which translates to MYCPFCRNPDSRVVDSRMADDGSSIRRRRQCPECGRRFTTVETTSLSVIKRSGVGEPFSRIKVINGVRKACQGRPVTEDDLAMLAQEVEENIRSSGAAEIDAHEVGLAILGPLRNLDEVAYLRFASVYQAFESLEDFESAIALLRHDGGAHAKAAGLKDAKSAEKSQL; encoded by the coding sequence GTGTACTGTCCGTTCTGCCGGAATCCTGATTCGCGCGTCGTTGACAGCCGCATGGCCGATGACGGTTCGTCCATACGCCGTAGGCGCCAGTGCCCTGAGTGCGGCCGTCGCTTCACCACTGTGGAAACCACGAGCCTGTCGGTCATCAAACGCTCAGGGGTTGGGGAGCCGTTCAGCCGCATCAAGGTGATCAACGGCGTCCGCAAGGCTTGCCAGGGGCGCCCTGTGACGGAGGACGACCTCGCCATGCTCGCTCAGGAGGTCGAAGAGAACATCCGCTCCTCGGGTGCAGCCGAAATTGATGCCCACGAGGTCGGACTCGCCATTCTGGGCCCGTTGCGCAACCTCGATGAAGTGGCCTACCTGCGGTTCGCCAGTGTCTACCAGGCGTTCGAGTCGCTGGAAGACTTCGAATCAGCCATCGCGTTGCTGCGCCACGACGGCGGCGCGCACGCCAAGGCCGCAGGCCTCAAGGATGCCAAGAGCGCGGAAAAGAGCCAGCTATAA
- the hisD gene encoding histidinol dehydrogenase gives MSSPSDFNATVTASLDFRSIDFRGRRLSLAELKSALPRAKHQTMADAEQKVLDIIADVRSRGFGALADLAAKFDGVEQSHPRVPAEEIANALRQLDPGVRAALEESITRAKQFAERQKPANVDVQLADGAVVSQNWIPVGRVGLYVPGGLAPLASSVIMNVVPAVAAGVDSIALASPPQKDFGGLPHPTILAAAALLGIDEVYAIGGAQAIVSFAYGVPGDGTELPIEPVDVVTGPGNIFVATAKRLVKGVVGIDSEAGTTEIAILADATAKPALVAADLISQAEHDPKAASVLVTESAELAGAVVDELNRQAAATKHSARVREALSGPQSGVVLVDDLEQGIAVCNAYAAEHLEIMTANAPAVAGRIRNAGAIFVGDYSPVSLGDYCAGSNHVLPTSGTAAFSSGLNVTTFLRAVQVINYDRAALEQVSGHIVNLAGAEDLPGHGEAVQIRFAERS, from the coding sequence GTGAGCTCTCCTTCTGATTTCAATGCAACTGTCACCGCGTCTTTGGACTTCCGCAGCATCGATTTCCGCGGCCGCCGGCTTTCGCTGGCGGAGCTGAAGTCCGCCTTGCCCCGTGCCAAGCATCAGACCATGGCGGACGCGGAACAGAAAGTGCTGGACATCATCGCCGATGTCCGCAGCCGCGGCTTCGGCGCCCTGGCAGACTTGGCAGCAAAGTTCGACGGCGTTGAGCAGTCCCACCCGCGCGTCCCGGCTGAAGAGATCGCCAACGCCTTGCGGCAGCTGGATCCCGGCGTGAGGGCTGCGCTGGAAGAATCCATCACCCGCGCCAAGCAGTTCGCCGAGCGGCAGAAGCCGGCAAATGTCGATGTGCAGCTGGCTGATGGTGCCGTGGTGAGCCAGAACTGGATTCCCGTGGGGCGGGTGGGTCTTTATGTGCCCGGCGGCCTCGCGCCCCTGGCGTCCTCGGTCATCATGAATGTTGTGCCCGCCGTGGCGGCCGGGGTTGATTCAATTGCTTTGGCTTCACCGCCCCAGAAGGATTTCGGGGGACTCCCGCACCCCACCATCCTTGCTGCTGCTGCGCTCCTCGGCATCGACGAGGTCTATGCCATCGGGGGCGCGCAGGCCATCGTGTCCTTCGCCTACGGAGTTCCGGGCGACGGCACCGAACTGCCGATTGAACCGGTGGATGTGGTGACAGGACCGGGCAATATCTTCGTGGCCACGGCCAAACGCCTGGTCAAGGGCGTCGTTGGCATCGACTCCGAAGCCGGCACCACCGAGATCGCGATCCTGGCGGACGCCACTGCCAAGCCCGCCCTGGTAGCTGCCGACCTGATCAGCCAAGCCGAACACGACCCCAAGGCCGCATCGGTCCTGGTGACCGAATCCGCGGAACTGGCCGGCGCCGTCGTGGATGAACTGAACCGGCAGGCCGCGGCCACCAAACACAGCGCCCGGGTCCGTGAGGCCCTTTCAGGCCCGCAGTCCGGTGTTGTCCTGGTGGATGACCTGGAACAGGGGATCGCGGTGTGCAATGCCTATGCGGCTGAGCACCTGGAAATCATGACCGCCAATGCTCCGGCGGTGGCGGGGCGGATCCGGAACGCCGGCGCGATCTTCGTGGGCGATTACAGCCCGGTCAGCCTGGGCGATTACTGCGCAGGATCCAACCACGTTCTTCCTACCAGCGGTACGGCTGCCTTCTCCTCCGGACTGAACGTCACTACCTTCCTCAGGGCAGTCCAAGTGATCAATTATGATCGTGCGGCCCTTGAGCAGGTCAGCGGGCACATCGTGAATCTGGCCGGCGCGGAGGACCTTCCAGGGCACGGGGAGGCTGTGCAAATTCGGTTCGCCGAACGGTCCTGA